Proteins found in one Oryza glaberrima chromosome 4, OglaRS2, whole genome shotgun sequence genomic segment:
- the LOC127772053 gene encoding amino acid transporter AVT1I-like: protein MAIGGAAPPHPPRGGGGGSPEDSSTARRPDFEQPLLQAHAAVPARGKQEPVERDHEAQCSPEADGDGATFVRTCFNGLNALSGVGLLSIPYALSEGGWLSLVLLLAVAMVCCYTGLLLRRCMAASPAVRGYPDIGALAFGAKGRLAVSAFLYAELYLVAIGFLILEGDNLDKLFPGTSLAVGGLVVSGKQLFVVVVAVVILPTTWLRSLAVLAYVSASGVLASVVVVFCVLWAAVFDGVGFHGKGRMLNVSGLPTALGLYTFCYCGHAIFPTLCNSMQEKDKFSRVMVICFVACTVNYGSMAILGYLMYGDDVKSQVTLNLPEGKISSKLAIYTTLINPFSKYALMVTPVATAIEEKLLAGNKRSVNVLIRTLIVVSTVVIALTVPFFGHLMALVGSLLSVMASMLLPCICYLKIFGLTRCGRGETLLIAAIIVLGSLVAATGTYSSLKKIFYEF, encoded by the exons ATGGCCATTggcggagcagcgccgccgcacccgccccgtggcggcggcggcggctcgccggaggaCAGCAGCACCGCGCGGCGGCCGGACTTCGAGCAGCCCCTCCTCCAGGCCCACGCCGCCGTGCCTGCCCGCGGGAAGCAGGAGCCGGTGGAGCGGGACCACGAGGCGCAGTGCTCGccggaggccgacggcgacggcgccaccTTTGTGCGCACCTGCTTCAATGGCCTCAACGCGCTGTCAG GCGTTGGGCTGCTGTCGATTCCGTACGCCTTGTCGGAGGGAGGGTGGCTGAGCCTGGTGCtcctgctcgccgtcgccatggtcTGCTGCTACACCGGCCTCCTCCTGCGGCGGTGCatggccgcgtcgccggccgttcGGGGTTACCCGGACATCGGCGCGCTGGCGTTCGGGGCCAAGGGCCGGCTCGCCGTGTCGGCGTTCCTCTACGCCGAGCTCTACCTCGTCGCCATCGGGTTCCTGATACTGGAGGGGGACAACCTGGACAAGCTGTTCCCGGGCACcagcctcgccgtcggcgggcTCGTGGTGTCCGGGAAGCAGCTGTtcgtcgtggtcgtcgccgtcgtcatcctgCCGACGACGTGGCTGAGGAGCCTCGCCGTGCTCGCCTACGTGTCGGCCAGCGGCGTGCTCGCGTCCGTCGTCGTGGTGTTCTGCGTGCTGTGGGCGGCGGTGTTCGACGGCGTCGGGTTCCACGGGAAGGGGAGGATGCTGAATGTCAGTGGCCTGCCTACTGCTCTTGGCCTGTACACCTTCTGCTACTGCGGTCATGCCATATTCCCCACGCTCTGCAACTCCATGCAGGAAAAGGACAAGTTCTCCAGG GTAATGGTCATATGCTTCGTGGCGTGCACTGTCAACTACGGATCCATGGCCATACTCGGCTACCTCATGTACGGCGACGACGTCAAATCTCAGGTGACACTGAACCTCCCGGAGGGAAAGATCAGCTCGAAGCTGGCGATCTACACGACGCTGATCAACCCGTTCTCCAAGTACGCCCTGATGGTGACCCCGGTCGCGACGGCGATCGAGGAGAAGCTGCTCGCCGGCAACAAGAGGTCCGTCAACGTGCTGATCAGGACCCTCATCGTCGTCAGCACGGTGGTGATCGCCCTCACGGTGCCCTTCTTCGGCCACCTCATGGCGCTCGTCGGCTCGCTGCTCAGCGTCATGGCCTCCATGCTGCTCCCCTGCATCTGCTACCTCAAGATCTTCGGCCTGACGCGATGCGGCAGGGGCGAGACCCTGCTGATCGCCGCGATCATCGTGCTCGGTTCGTTGGTTGCCGCGACGGGTACGTACTCTTCTCTGAAGAAGATTTTCTATGAGTTTTGA
- the LOC127771907 gene encoding casparian strip membrane protein 6: MTKDGSVMEHGEISSKAPLVAPVAAGVNRAVAVVDTFLRFIAIIGTIGSAIAMGTTNETLPFFTQFIQFEAKYSDLPSFTFFVAANAVVCTYLVLSIPLSIVHILRPRARYSRLFLVFFDTAMLALLTAGASAAAAIVYLAHKGNVRANWFSICQQFDSFCERISGSLIGSFAAMVLLVVLITLSAFALARRH, encoded by the exons ATGACGAAGGACGGATCAGTGATGGAGCACGGGGAGATCAGCTCGAAGGCGCCCCTggtggcgccggtggcggccggcgtgaACCGCGCCGTCGCGGTGGTGGACACATTCCTCCGGTTCATCGCCATCATCGGCACGATCGGCAGCGCCATCGCCATGGGCACCACCAACGAGACGCTCCCCTTCTTCACGCAGTTCATCCAGTTCGAGGCCAAGTACAGCGACCTCCCGTCCTTCAC GTTCTTCGTGGCGGCGAACGCGGTGGTGTGCACGTACCTGGTGCTGTCCATCCCGCTGTCCATCGTGCACATCCTCAGGCCCAGGGCGCGGTACAGCCGGCTGTTCCTCGTCTTCTTCGACACG gCGATGCTGGCTCTGCTGACGGcgggcgcgtcggcggcggcggcgatcgtgTACCTGGCGCACAAGGGCAACGTGCGGGCAAACTGGTTCTCCATCTGCCAGCAGTTCGACTCCTTCTGCGAGCGCATCTCCGGCTCGCTCATCGGCTCCTTCGCCGCCATGGTCCTGCTCGTCGTCCTCATCACCCTCTCCGCGTTCGCGCTCGCAAGGCGCCACTGA
- the LOC127772051 gene encoding cyclic pyranopterin monophosphate synthase, mitochondrial, with protein sequence MSVLRSILPTVARNNGWRCFATGFPSDTIAELNKEMESVFGESPSPSPLGSTPQQPARPTNGSGDGQSMLTHIDSSGQAKMVDVSSKHDSTRVAIATCRVLLGQEAFDLVASNKIAKGDVLTVAKIAGITGAKQTSNLIPLCHNLNLSHVRVDLTLNEEDSSVMIEGEASTSGKTGVEMEAMTAVAIAGLTVYDMCKAASKNICITDICLQHKSGGKSGSWSRS encoded by the exons atgtcagtCCTTCGCTCCATTCTCCCGACAGTAGCAAGAAACAATGGTTGGAGATGCTTTGCTACTGGGTTTCCTTCCGATACTATAGCAGAGCTCAATAAG GAAATGGAATCTGTGTTTGGTGAATCTCCTTCACCCAGTCCTTTAGGTTCAACTCCTCAGCAACCAGCAAGGCCCACTAATGGATCAGGGGATGGACAATCAATGCTTACCCATATTGATAGCAGTGGCCAGGCAAAGATGGTTGATGTCTCATCCAAGCATGACAGCACAAGAGTTGCTATAGCCACATGCAGGGTCTTGCTAGGCCAGGAGGCATTTGATTTGGTAGCATCAAACAAGATTGCCAAAGGAGATGTTCTAACTGTTGCAAAGATTGCTGGAATAACTGGTGCAAAGCAAACCAGCAACCTCATACCGCTGTGCCACAACCTTAATCTTTCCCATGTTCGTGTTGATCTTACTCTTAACGAAGAAGATTCTAGTGTTATGATAGAAGGAGAAGCTTCAACCAGTGGCAAGACAGGGGTTGAGATGGAAGCAATGACAGCAGTTGCCATTGCTGGTCTCACAGTCTATGACATGTGCAAAGCTGCTTCAAAGAACATATGCATAACAGATATCTGTCTCCAGCACAAATCTGGTGGAAAGAGTGGAAGCTGGTCCAGAAGTTAG
- the LOC127769440 gene encoding NAC domain-containing protein 92-like, with the protein MEQHQGQAGMDLPPGFRFHPTDEELITHYLAKKVADARFAALAVAEADLNKCEPWDLPSLAKMGEKEWYFFCLKDRKYPTGLRTNRATESGYWKATGKDKDIFRRKALVGMKKTLVFYTGRAPKGEKSGWVMHEYRLHGKLHAAALGLLHGKPASSKNEWVLCRVFKKSLVEVGAAGGKKAAVVTMEMARGGSTSSSVADEIAMSSVVLPPLMDMSGAGAGAVDPATTAHVTCFSNALEGQFFNPTAVHGHGGGDSSPFMASFTQYGQLHHGVSLVQLLESCNGYGGLVDMAASGSQLQPAACGGERERLSASQDTGLTSDVNPEISSSSGQKFDHEAALWGY; encoded by the exons ATGGAGCAGCATCAGGGCCAGGCAGGCATGGACTTGCCCCCTGGCTTCCGCTTCCACCCGACCGACGAGGAGCTGATCACGCACTACCTCGCCAAGAAGGTCGCCGACGCCCGcttcgccgccctcgccgtcgccgaggccgaCCTCAACAAGTGCGAGCCCTGGGACCTGCCAT CTCTGGCGAAGATGGGGGAGAAGGAGTGGTACTTCTTCTGCCTCAAGGACAGGAAGTACCCGACGGGGCTGAGGACGAACAGGGCGACGGAGTCCGGGTACTGGAAGGCCACGGGGAAGGACAAGGACATCTTCAGACGGAAGGCCCTCGTCGGCATGAAGAAGACGCTCGTTTTCTACACGGGGCGCGCTCCCAAGGGGGAGAAGTCTGGCTGGGTCATGCACGAGTACCGCCTCCACGGcaagctccacgccgccgccctcggcctcctccacgGCAAGCCCGCGTCGTCCAAG AACGAGTGGGTGTTGTGCAGGGTGTTCAAGAAGAGCCTCGTGGAGGTGGGCGCGGCGGGAGGGAAGAAGGCGGCCGTGGTGACGATGGAGATGGCGAGGGGAgggtcgacgtcgtcgtccgtGGCGGACGAGATCGCCATGTCGTCCGTCGTCCTCCCTCCGCTGATGGACATGTccggagccggcgccggcgccgtcgacccggcgacgacggcgcacgtgACCTGCTTCTCCAACGCGCTGGAGGGCCAGTTCTTTAACCCGACGGCAGTACacggtcacggcggcggcgactcctcgCCGTTCATGGCGAGCTTCACGCAGTACGGGCAGCTGCACCACGGCGTGAGCCTGGTGCAACTCCTGGAGAGCTGCAACGGCTACGGCGGCCTCGTCGACATGGCAGCGTCCGGCAGCCAGCTGcagccggcggcgtgcggcggcgagcgggagagGCTTAGCGCGTCGCAGGACACCGGCCTCACCTCCGACGTGAACCCGGAGATCTCGTCATCCTCCGGCCAGAAATTCGACCACGAGGCCGCGCTATGGGGCTACTAA